In Lycium barbarum isolate Lr01 chromosome 9, ASM1917538v2, whole genome shotgun sequence, the DNA window AAGAAACGTCTCAAATATTATGTACTAAACAtcttacacatgtaaaaatatttaaaagattacacaaaaaagacatttaaatcaagatagagtagtcaaaATTTCAATGTTTAAACAAGtagttttctaataatactagtttatatatttgttagtattataatatagatatgtgaattttatatgtaaaattatatacttcggtatggtattcgatatttcggtattttctttatgaatGCCGAATACCTTATAGAATACCAATTTTtaaaaaatgcataccaaatatcgTATCAAATACTATAATGTCAAAACCTCGATATAAATTTTTTTAATTTCGGTATGATAATTGTTATCTACCGTACCATGCTCACTCCCAACGTGAAGGACAAAAaaaattgttgaaaaaaaaaggacaaaaaaaatttgataaaaaaacaaaaagagagaaGGACAAAAGAACTTTATGAGCTTTGGGATCAAGACAAACTCGAACCTGTCCTTCACGTGGAATCCTCGTGCTCAAACAATGAACCCGGAGTTACTTTGTCCCTTCTGATGCAACTATATTTATTTATCAACTTTATTCACAGATGCCTCACACAATTAATATCTTTTACGTGAGACACTAAAAAAATTAGTTTCAGCCGTGTGTTTGGGTCTTAATGCACCCTCTTGTAtgcggtaaaaatcggatatgagTCAAATCGGAAGAAAGAGGAACCGGAGGTAGAAGAAGGCGAGAGCATACACGAGGATTTTAGTTCCGTACCGAAGGTACGCTCGGACCGGGGCTAAGCAGAGGTGttatttggtccggtttcttcgTTACCAGACCAGTCGAGGCCGTTAGTCCGATTATCCGTGGCAGTTGGTCCGGTAAAGCCGTTGCGCGTGAACCGTGCTTCGGTAACGTCCTGctatggtcaaccaccaaccatgcgtgtgtcagatcgtacggccaacctaatcccaccaaatctgctcagagctgtccttattattattattattattattctaatcatAAGTATGGGAAGAGGCCCATAGAGGCATCACTATAAATAGAGTTCATTCCCTTCCTTTACGGGGGTTGGCTCTTCTAtttttccaagaacatttgtaatagaaaGACTCATATATATAATCCCTCTCTCTAAATATCTGATTCGGCCGAGATCATATGTTTCCATTGTTATCGTGTATCTTCTATCAAGTGTCCCACATTGCTTATAAACGTTTATATTCATAGATCATTGTCATTATTAGCCATTTTATCGAAGAACGCTCATACACATATTTTCTCTTCCAAAGACACGTCAAGatccaaacacatatcctatacccactcacaaattaaattgattatccgaatccggggtaaacagtttggcgcccgccgtggggctaggataatagtggtctttgatcttgatttctgtcatattcatcaaaatcaaaaacatccCCTGTCCGTCCCCacaaaaacggaccaaatggatGGCATCGAACAATCTGATCACGTCAACAACGccgagattgtggcggaaaatGAAGGCAGTGAACCacgggcattgccgaaccccgctgatttgaaccccgttgattcgagggagggcctcaatcggcaaaacaccgtggatcaggagaatgccgccctaccggccactgaccctctaaatactcacaattctgtTACTTTTTCCCGGAaccagggccggaaagaaccggatgcACCAGGTGACAATGTTAACTTACGTCTAATTTTTGAAATgctgcaggaacaaagagcggcaataGCCGAGCAAGGACTCGCGATCGTCCGGTTGCAAAGCGGAAAAGATAGAACAGAGCCGGAGAGGACAAAGGGTGCTGCCGAAACCAGAAGGGATGAGGCACTAGTGGTCGAGAGCAACGGCTCCGGAGCTGGTTCTTCCACTgaggttctgaagatgctcgagactttggtaaaacgggtagactcgaccgaaaaaagggtcgagacatacaattcccGAGTGGACCAGATCCCGGGTGCTCCGCCATTGCTGAAGGGGCCGAACTCGAAAagatacatccaaaggccttttcctccgagtgcggtcCGAAACTTATCCCAAAGAGATTCAGAATGccggatatacagaaatatgacggcacaacggacccacacgagcacgtgacctcatatacttgtgccgtaaaaggcaatgatatggaggaagatgaaattgagtcAGTGTTGTTGAAGAAATTTGGGGagactctgtcaaagggagcattgacatggtacgatcatctgcccgagcattcgatcacttccttcgaaatgctcgccgatgccttcgtaaaagctcatgccggtgccaaaaaggtgcagacccgcaaggccgatatcttccgaataacccaaagggacgatgagttactgcgtgagttcgtcaaccggttccagagggaacggatggaactccccccggttccagaagaatgggtcgcgcaagctttcacaaaggggctcaatgtgcTAAGTTCAACTGCTTCGttcaaattgaaagaaaatttgttggaatacgaggctgtgacatgggtcgatgtccataatcggtatgaatcgaagattcgggtggagaaTGATCAGTTCGAGCTCCCCCCGGTCCCGGTAAAAATGGATAGAAATTTTGAAAAACCAAGGAAGGGTTATGAAGCAAAGGCTgaatcatcgagggaaaggtttcggccatactctcattcggagaAACAAAATTTTAGGTCGGAAAAGTCAAGGGAGAGCCCGAGCCATTTCTCAGGTCGGGGCAGTAAGCGGGTCGAacgcccgtcaaacagccgggggcTCTCGTTCAGGAGTGATGCCGGAAGTTCTGCCGGTAATAAGGGTCCACTaaagatttcggagtacaacttcaacgttagtacttcaggcctcgtctcggccatcggcCGAGTCCCGGATATAAGATGGCCGAAACCGCTAAGGtcagatccgggccaacgggacccgaacatGGTGTATgagtatcacggaacccatggtcatagaaccgaggattgtcgccagttgagagaagaggtagcccggttattgaaaaacgGTCCTCTCCGAGATCTGTTGAGCGACCGAGCCAAAAATCATTACAAGGAGAGAGAAGCTCATCGAAGAGCCGAGCCGGTcgaaccccagcatacaatcaacatgatagttgggggtattgacgccCCTCGGGGGCCGATAATGAAACAGACAAAGgtttctattgttcgtgaaaaacgcatccgagatcactcaaccgggggctctattttcttcaatgacaaagacgcagagggcatcattcaatcgcacaatgatgcattggtaatttctgtacttatctttaaaactaaggttaaacgtattttggttgacccaggtagctcggccaacatcatccgatggagagtggtcgaacagctaggactGCTTGACCGGATCGTACCGgtggcccgggtactcagcgggttcaatatggcgagtgaaaccacgaagggggagatctcattgcccgtgaacgtggatggcaccattcaacaaacggtgttctatgtgatcgaaggggacatgaaatataatgcactatttggcagaccctggatacatagcatgagggcggtACCCTCAACACTGCaccagttgctgaaattccccaccccggaggggttaaaaaccatccgaggtgaacagcccgctgcaagggaaatgttcgcagtagaggaagtgGCACCTCGGCCCATAGAATCGGTTCAGAAGGAAAAGGATGTAACCGGAGGAAAGCGCGCCCAATAGCAATCAAAGTACACTGGGTCGGATCCAGTGCATGAGGAAGATGATTTTGAgctacccagatcgttcgtcatgccggatgactcggatgcaagcAAGTCgactgtagaggagctggagcagatcatcacgttcgagtacctaccggacagaaacgtatacctaggcacggggctcaccccggagctcaggagaaaattaattgaatttcttcgaactaacgccgattgcttcgcatggtcgcatatagatatgacaggtatatcaccagaagtgGCAACTtacaagctcagcttggacgggaggTTCTCCTCGGTGAAGCAAAAGAGAAGGCCCACggcagaggcaaaacacgccttcgtaaaagacgaggtaacaaagcttttaaaaataggttctatccgggaggtgaaatacccggattggcttgccaatgtggtagtggtgcccaaaaaaggtaataaatttcgaatgtgtgtcgattacaaggatttaaacaaagcatgcccgaaggactcgttttcgttgcctcacatcgatagaatgatcgatgcgacggctggacatgaaatgttaagttttctcgatgcttactccgggtataaccaaattcggatgcacccgggggatcaagagaaaacgtccttcatcacccggtacgggacCTACTGCTATAATGTGatgccttttggcctaaaaaatgccggtgcaacttaccaacgcctagttaataagatgttcgaagaacaaataggaaaaacaatagaagtttaaaTTGACGACATGgttgtcaagtccctggaaacagaggaccattttaagcatttgcaggaaactttcgacGTGCTCCgtaagtataacatgaagcttaacccggaaaagTGCGCTTTCGGTGtccggtccggtaaatttttgggtttcatggggAATTGAgatcaacccggacaaaatcaaggccatcgaagatatcgaggtagtgaataacgtcaaaggagtatagaggctcaccggaaggatagcggcgttgagtcacttcatatcgagatcctcggacaagagccatcgtttcttctccttactgaggaaaaagaacgacttcgtttggacaccggagtgccaaggaGATCTACAGGAATTGAAgagatacttgtctagccccccgttgctgcatacaccgaaggcggacgagccactctttctctaccttgctgtctccgaaaTAGCGGTAAGCGGCGTCTTGGTCcgggaagaatcaggtacgcaattccccatCTATTACGtcagtagaactttgggggatgcggagacccgttatccccatttggaaaaattggcattagcactggtaagcgcttccagaaagctcaagccttattTTCAGTGCCacccaatatgtgtagtaactacttaccctcttaaaaacatcatgcataagccGGAATTATCGGGCAGACTAAcaaaatgggccgtagaaattagcggctatgatatcgagtacaaacctcgaatggccatcaagtcccagatcttggccgacttcgtggcGGATTTTGCCCcagccatggtccccgaggtcgagaaagagcttctgctgacctcgggaaaggtcccgggcatttggtctctacacacggatggagcctcgaaccttaaaggttccgggcTGGGGATCGTCCTTAGGACTCCAGCCGGGGATGTCATTCACAGTCCATTAGAattgctaaattgactaacaatgaagccgagtatgaggctatgattgcaggtttggagttaGCTCGAAGTATGGGAGCCAAAATCATCGAAGCACAatgcgattcgctcttggtcgcaaaccaggtgaaaggcgtcttcgaggtcaaggatgaacggatgcagaggtacctcgagaaaacccaagtggtacttcatcaatttagagaatggaccatgcagcacataccaagggagcagaacagcgaggccgatgcattggcaaatttgggatcctcggtcaaCGGgaaggaaatcaaccccggggcaacggtgcacctgtcaaacacggccatagaaaacggacacgccgagataaacacaatgggtctaacttgggattggcacaACAGGTACATTAACcacttgcgtgatggtaagctcccaaacgacccaaaggaatcacggtcactaaggacaaaggcagcccgtttttgcttggtagacAGTCAATTGTATCCACGATCTTTCCTCGGCCCCCtggctaaatgtttgggccccggtgaaacggaatatgtgatgagagaggtacacgaaggagcttgtggcaaccactccggtgccgaGGCTCTGGttcgaaagattatcagggccgattattactggaaccggattgACGAGGATTCGAAAAATTTCGTccaaaaatgtgacgggtgtcagaaacatgccccgatgattcactGGCCCGGAGAGCTACTGCATTTGGTGGTCTCACCCTGGCCTTTTATGAAATGGGGAATGTACATCGTgggtccattaccatgggcaccaggtaaggcccgtttcattttgtttatgactgattatttctctaagtgggttgaagcgcaggcctttgagaAAATCAGggaaaaggaagtcatcgacttcatatgggatcacatcatctgccgtttcggcatccccgctgagataacttgtgataatggtcctcagttcgtagGTGGTAAGGTCAACGATTttctcgagggattgaagatcaagaaaattgtatcgaccccgtatcacccgtgtgcaaacggacaggtgGAATCTACGAAcaaaaccataattcaaaatttgaggaaaaaacttgaagcatcgaagcaccattggagacaaatattaccggaggtcctgtgggcttacagaaccacggccaaatcaagcacgggggagaCCCCTTTCTCGTTGgtttacggggccgaagcccttatccctgtGGAAGTTGGCGAACCAACTCTCCGGTTCAGATATACCACCGAGGAATCAAACGAGTAGGCCATGGCCGTAAAGCTCGACCTAACGGATGAACTACGCGAAAGCGCGTTAGTCCGTATCGCAGCCCAGAAACAaagaatggaaagatactacaaccgaagagccaattTTCGACACTTCCAAATcggggacttggtacttcgaaaagttaccctgcacaccaagaatcccaacgagggAAAGTTGGGTCCGAATTGGGAAGGCCCATATAGGGTAACCGGGATAATGGGCAAAGGGTCgtaccagttggagtccatggacgggcagcggTTGCGCAATacctggaatgtggctcatctgaaaagatattactgctaaggtatggacccCCCATGTTCTCctattaacctttctcttttgcaggaaaccGAGAACGGGATAAAGTTAGagtttaggcctgaaaacacgtgttgcactcttttccttagtacggttttgtcccaaaatgggttttccgacaaggtttttaatgaggcaacaagtacaacgtgttactcgacaaagATAAGGGACCAGCGCCCGGAAATTCGAGGCCACACTCTCCgattggggacttaatagcacccACCCGACCCCGCGgctcggataagtgctaggggaatacATTACGGTACCCACAATCGAAGACCCCGGTCAGGGAAAATGGAGAAACTCAAAACTTGTTACGGCATaacaaaggcccggccaccggccatagtcTTCAATGTAAGGGCTAAACGATCGTAATGAATCATGccccatttagcatttgctacggcaaaactaaggcccggccatcagccatagccttcgatgtaaggaccaaacgatcataacgaatcgtgtctcattttatatttgctacggcaaaggaaGAAGGAGTtgaaattctcatatgtacaaacattttgcaaacacaaagttatcaaaagttggGATAACAGCTTTCTGTTAAATATACTTTGCCCCGGTGATAACCACCGTATTTCGACACTGCCTCATTCACATACCCTACGCCGGGTACcgtggtcgaaattcgacaaaggaaaCAAGGTCGTAACGAGCCGAGCAAAAATCATTAAAAGATTCGACTAAGGCAACGAGGTCACGATGATCCgagccaaaatttgataagcTTCCCCAAACAGGGACTGCTATGCCAAAAAAATTTTAGCCAAGGCTGAAAGAGAACCGGCCCCAAAATATCGGATAAGACCTATGGGCACGATGAATTAACGACTACGAGTCGACTTGTCCTAGAACGGACCAACGATTATAGCAAAAATAGtaaacaaacattcaaacgaagaagaaagaaagatgcacttttcatttatacaacggatgttttttacataaaaagaaaaacaaagtcctacaaaggcaaaaaataaagagATAAAAGCCAAATACAGGCCCTAAActacccggaatggctggagccggaatGTTCGGACACCGTCCGCTCAGAATCATCGGAGTCGGAACCGAGGGCATCCTTAGCCTCTCCCTCGATCCTCTTGGCCTCGGtaataagggccggaagatcagaaaagccatgctcggcttgctcaagagtgatcctccgagacATCCATTTCTCGTACTGAGCAACCATAGTAATCTGAGCCTCGGCGGCCCCCACACTCCTCAAAGCTTCATCCAattcggcctcggcctgggctagccTCGCCTCaagagcatcccgagcctctctaAAAACATTTTGCATTTGGACAGCCGACTCCAGCTCGGTCTTGAGAGCGTCGTTGGCATCGGCCGTCTCCTTAGGCTCATTTTTGAGGTCATCGTACATCCGGGCCCTCATCTCCGCTTTCTCTTCAAAGACCCTCGCAAGCTCCTTGTATCGGGCACTCTCCGATTTGAACAcccgattcctctcggccaagctcgcagcatcGGACTTCACCAGATCCAGCTCTCCTCGGAGTTGGGAAAatgtggtttcgagctcaccaagcctcgaggATATTTGAGCATTGTCCCGGGTCAGGCTGAGcttgtcagcttcgagactccGATTATATTCAGTCATTGAGGCCAGCTCGCTTTTCAACTGGCTGTTTTCGGCCCTTGCCGCATCaagctcgggtcggaggttggaaaggGCGACCGCCCGgctcaactcctcctccttctcccggAGAAGGTGCTGGTACTTCTCCGTTTCATGGCCTTGGGCATCCATTTGGCCCCTTAGATAACCCATCTCTTGCTGGCCATGGACGAAGGCCTCGTTTGCAAGCACTACACTCTCCAATTGAAACAAAGTTAAAAACTTGGATAAAACAAAGTGGAAACTCTCGATGAAGAGATGCAAAGACGGCTAAAGATCTTACCCGGTTGCCAGCATGCATACTCTCGTTCATAAGGCACTGGCAGGAgaccccggtcattttgcgcttgtccgaatccgagacaagaggcctcagatagctcgccACGCCCACCGGGCGGGAAAGGAAGCTACAGTCTTCAGGAACGGTGACCGTAACCGATCttgttctcctcggctccacacTCGGTGCTGGGAAAATACGCACCAAGCCGTCCCTAGTCCCAGAGTTGGAGGTCCGGCTGGCCGACCTCGTGGACCGAGGGATCATGAGATGCCCGAAGCCTGCAGCTTCACCGGTTGCAGGAGGAGTGCGCGCAAACATATCTTCAAAGTCATCCACCCTCGGAGCcggagtagaggaacttggagcGGCCTCAGCATCTTCGGCAAAGGCCGAGGGCTCCGCAGTAGTAGCAGGCTCATGCTCGGGAGTCAGATGAACGCCTATGGAGGCTTCGTTCTCCGGTTCCTTCCCAGTCCTTCACTCTCCTTCAGCAGGGGTCGTCTCCCGGGGCCtccttgtcctttgcaggggagtatcttccgaagaagtttcacctgaaatgtcgacaaagtcaatcgaccgaagaggagccggggaaaggatttcttccgcacctgtgtgaAGAGCCGGAACTAAAAGTCCTTCACCGGTGGAACGAAGAGGTGCAACAGCGACAGACCCCTCTGGGATCGGGGCCACGGAAGGTTCGGCATCGACTCTCCGAACTATAATGTCGGGCTCTGTTTCGTCCCGTAAGGTTCGAGTGACGCTTCTCGCCCTTCTCTTCTTCGATTGTTGCCCCTGATCCGAGGGCCTCTTTCTTTTAGCGGCAGTAGCAGCAGCAAGGGCACGAGATGCACCCGCTGTATCGAACTCGGATGCTGACGCTGTAGGTTCAGTGGTCGACTCCGATCTTGGGGCTACCAAGCCCTTAGGAAAACCTGAAAAGATAAGATGTTAGCAAAGGTCGAAGGATGGAACGAATAGAGAAGGATGCAGTAAACACGAATAGAAGTAGAAGGCTACCGTGATTCTGGGCGACCTATCGACCACGTGacaggtgggcccatgtccggttGTCATAAGGATGCTGGTCGAGGAGTACAGTGACCCAGTCACTCAGATTCCGaatgaccggaggaacgtacccattggctgaTAAAAGTAAGGAAGAAACAGTGAGAAAGCGGAATCAAAATTTGACGAAGCATGCAAAAGCAATTATTCGAGGTTTcggacttacgcttgttattccacttctccgggaaaggcatgtaATCGACTGGAataatgtcctcggtcttcatccggacatatcgctccaaccatccccggtatctgtcttcatccattttttagaaaaatggattccggctgcgcttggccagtttcattacgccaccccggaacagcctcggggagtatag includes these proteins:
- the LOC132611816 gene encoding uncharacterized protein LOC132611816, which produces MSETTSHDVPSVSSSGTEPASPVKTKSAFEPTASDIIPAKPNFNKDLKADKPSSVSDRGYDVRRYPSSITEERLDIVRADCGWDTHPVWVFAPGPDESVTDHRFPKGLVAPRSESTTEPTASASEFDTAGASRALAAATAAKRKRPSDQGQQSKKRRARSVTRTLRDETEPDIIVRRVDAEPSVAPIPEGSVAVAPLRSTGEGLLVPALHTVLANEAFVHGQQEMGYLRGQMDAQGHETEKYQHLLREKEEELSRAVALSNLRPELDAARAENSQLKSELASMTEYNRSLEADKLSLTRDNAQISSRLGELETTFSQLRGELDLVKSDAASLAERNRVFKSESARYKELARVFEEKAEMRARMYDDLKNEPKETADANDALKTELESAVQMQNVFREARDALEARLAQAEAELDEALRSVGAAEAQITMVAQDLTTMSSI